The window AAGTACAACGACAACGAGATAAATTCTTAACCCAAAAAGAACTAAAATTATTACTTAATAAATTAGATGCTATCAATCCAACTGTTGCTCTCTTGTGTGAATTTCAATCCTTAACAGGTTTACGATTTGGCGAAATGGTAGCGTTGCGTGTTCAAGATTATGATGAGAAAAAATCCGAAATTGATGTAAATGCCTCTTTATCTTCTTATGGTAGTTTAAAAAGCGAGGCCATTAGATCATCGCCTAAAAATATCTATTCAATTAGAAAAGTATCCTTAGATGCTAGAGCCAAACAAATAATTAATCATTTTATTACAATGAATAAATCAAAACAATTATGGAAACCTCGTTTTGCAAAAACTGATTACATCTTTGTAACAGATGGTGGTTATCCATTTGATGTGCATTTTGTAAATAAAATATTAAAGAAAGTTGATTTTCACAAACCGATTAGTTCGCACACATTCAGACATACACATATTTCATTTCTAGCAGAGGCCAATGTACCATTAAAAGCAATCATGGAACGTGTTGGCCACAATGAACCACGCACTACATTAGCAGTTTATACTCATGTTACTGATGAAATGAAATCAGAATTGAATAACGCTATTAATAAAATTGGATCTGCTATTAGTCATAAATAGAAAAATGCCCCCATTACATACTGCATGCAATGGGGGCAAATTATTTTATTCTTTTGGGGGCAAAATGGTGGCAAAATTTTGTTATAGTCCGTTACAATTCGTTATAATTTCAATTCCACAATACCATTATAAACCTTTATTTTTACTGTGTTCGTTATAGTTCGTTACAATTTGTTATAATCTGTGATAGTTGTATGTATTGGTGGCGGAGAGGGTGGGATTCGAACCCACGGCCCCTTGCGGAGTCACTGGTTTTCAAGACCAGCTCCTTAAACCACTCGGACACCTCTCCATAACGGTACTATTATATCAAATTGGTCTAATAATAAGCAACAACGTAATGCGTAAATAAGCAATAATATAATACATAAGCAAGCAAAAAAGCTGACTTACAGCCAGCTTTTTCATTTGTATTTAACATTTAGTATTGCCCTAATCTATTAGTTATTTGTCATATATGTTAGAATAGGTCTTTTTTCCACATGCCGATGATAGCAATGATAGAACACACCACGGAAATACCTACTACTTCGTAGAATCCATTCGGATCATCCTGGAACGGCAACGCCACATTCGTTCCCCACAGACTGAATATGATTGTCGGCACTGCCAAAGTAATCGTAAGGGCCGCCAACATTTTCATCACCATATTAAGGTTATTTGAGATAATCGATGTAAAGGCGTTCATCATATTCATCAAGATATTAGAATACATTTCAACCATCTCGATGGCCTGTTTATTCTCGATGATAACGTCTTCCAAAAGATCCTCATCCTCTTCATACATTTTAAGCAAATGTCTATAAGTGCTGTGACCACGCAAGCGCAATAGGCGTTCCATAACAGTTCCATTCGTACGCAACGCAGAGGTAAAGTATGTCATGGATTTCTGTAATTCCAAT of the Veillonella parvula genome contains:
- a CDS encoding tyrosine-type recombinase/integrase encodes the protein MWVETRTTKEGKTRYRFFERYTCPYSGKIKRVSVTYATNSRQAHKAAQIELQALINKATNTNAAMEMTLDTLLTKYLESRQSFRKPATQRNYRIYKNKILEIIPADILIGNINTYTLQNALDSILLNRSYSYTKAIFSLLRQAFKYARRMEFIHDISFFDNLELQKPVLNVEKVQRQRDKFLTQKELKLLLNKLDAINPTVALLCEFQSLTGLRFGEMVALRVQDYDEKKSEIDVNASLSSYGSLKSEAIRSSPKNIYSIRKVSLDARAKQIINHFITMNKSKQLWKPRFAKTDYIFVTDGGYPFDVHFVNKILKKVDFHKPISSHTFRHTHISFLAEANVPLKAIMERVGHNEPRTTLAVYTHVTDEMKSELNNAINKIGSAISHK